In Ochrobactrum vermis, the following proteins share a genomic window:
- the recF gene encoding DNA replication/repair protein RecF (All proteins in this family for which functions are known are DNA-binding proteins that assist the filamentation of RecA onto DNA for the initiation of recombination or recombinational repair.), whose protein sequence is MNRPESNQSRPDRVSIRRLKLVNFRNYTELSLPLGPGHVVLTGENGSGKTNLIEAISFLSPGRGLRRAAYDDVARTNALDGFAIHAALDCMIYGEAEIGTGTAGGGESGRKVRINGIAASGDDMLDYARILWVVPSMDGLFTGGASDRRRFLDRMVLAIDTAHGKRVLDYEKAMRSRNRLLNDGNNDDQWLDAIESQMAELGTAIAAARAEAMRLIAAMIERLPAEGPFPKADCFLEGVLEQRINVEAALDLEEDFRRTLRDGRTRDRAAGRTLDGPHRTDLIVQHRPKAMPAALCSTGEQKALLIGLVLAHARLTAELSGMAPILLLDEIAAHLDTGRRAALFGILDELGGQAFMTGTDRALFEALEGEAQFFNVSAGHLTRLSDA, encoded by the coding sequence CGTTTCGATCCGGCGGCTTAAGCTTGTCAATTTCCGCAATTATACGGAACTGTCGCTGCCGCTTGGCCCCGGCCATGTGGTGCTGACGGGTGAAAATGGTTCCGGCAAGACCAATCTGATCGAAGCGATTTCCTTTCTGTCGCCGGGGCGCGGTCTGCGCCGCGCCGCTTATGATGATGTTGCGCGCACCAACGCGCTCGACGGCTTTGCCATTCATGCCGCACTCGACTGCATGATCTATGGAGAAGCCGAAATCGGGACCGGTACGGCAGGCGGCGGTGAAAGTGGCCGTAAAGTTCGTATCAACGGCATTGCGGCCTCCGGCGACGATATGCTCGATTACGCGCGCATCCTCTGGGTGGTGCCCTCAATGGACGGGTTGTTTACCGGAGGTGCTTCCGATCGCCGGCGTTTTCTCGACCGCATGGTGCTTGCTATCGATACCGCCCACGGCAAGCGCGTGCTCGATTATGAAAAAGCGATGCGCAGCCGAAACCGGTTGCTGAACGACGGCAATAATGACGACCAATGGCTGGATGCGATTGAAAGCCAGATGGCGGAACTGGGCACGGCTATTGCCGCTGCCCGCGCCGAAGCCATGCGCCTGATCGCGGCCATGATCGAACGACTGCCCGCAGAGGGGCCTTTTCCAAAGGCTGATTGTTTTCTGGAAGGGGTGCTGGAGCAGAGAATCAATGTCGAGGCAGCACTTGATCTCGAAGAAGATTTCCGCCGTACCCTGCGGGATGGCCGGACTCGAGACCGGGCAGCAGGCCGTACGCTCGACGGTCCGCATCGCACCGATCTGATTGTCCAGCATCGCCCCAAGGCCATGCCCGCCGCGCTCTGTTCCACAGGCGAGCAAAAGGCACTGCTGATCGGTCTGGTGCTTGCCCATGCGCGACTGACGGCGGAGCTTTCCGGCATGGCTCCCATACTCCTGCTCGATGAAATTGCCGCGCATCTTGATACCGGTCGCCGTGCGGCCCTGTTCGGCATCCTCGATGAACTGGGCGGACAGGCTTTCATGACCGGCACCGATCGTGCGCTCTTTGAAGCGCTTGAAGGGGAGGCGCAATTCTTCAACGTCTCTGCCGGTCATCTCACCAGACTGTCTGACGCCTAA